Proteins from a single region of Mytilus trossulus isolate FHL-02 chromosome 2, PNRI_Mtr1.1.1.hap1, whole genome shotgun sequence:
- the LOC134706967 gene encoding UPF0449 protein C19orf25 homolog — MHKNKPIPERPKPPSFKEIIEDVDSAPNDDVVFSPYSSSDDIKEKSTALEESYLETSELNIENESPQDEAYDQAVEFIKLTNKLESAPTLLDEQFRRLQELKSEVSKSINKLKESSEALQS, encoded by the exons ATGCATAAAAACAAACCAATACCTGAACGACCTAAACCACCGTCCTTTAAAGAAATAATCGAAGATGTAGATAGTGCTCCAAATGACGACGTGGTCTTCTCTCCATATTCCTCTTCTGATG atattaaaGAAAAGTCTACAGCTTTAGAAGAATCCTATTTGGAAACATCTGAGTTGAATATTGAGAATGAAAGCCCACAGGATGAGGCATATGATCAGGCAGTTGAGTTTATAAAACTTACAAACAAGTTAGAAAGTGCACCAACATTACTTGATGAACAGTTCAGAAGACTACAAGAACTTAAGTCAGAAGtttcaaaatctataaacaAACTTAAAGAATCATCAGAGGCATTGCAGTCTTAg
- the LOC134706968 gene encoding uncharacterized protein LOC134706968 produces MADVNNASYAPTILMKKEKLRPSRNLLAAVAGPVPKQPAVVAEPDAVAGPALQQLDVAAGPVQTDAKIEDKAVELTHLTVARPKKLKAKKRPLLDLIYENQLEYNKFITKKIPKLLKMLGVSSDSDSE; encoded by the exons ATGGCAGACGTTAACAATGCAAGCTATG CACCTACCATTCTTATGAAAAAGGAAAAGCTGAGACCTTCGCGTAACCTTTTAGCTGCCGTAGCTGGTCCGGTTCCTAAACAACCAGCTGTCGTAGCTGAACCAGATGCCGTAGCTGGACCTGCCCTTCAGCAACTAGATGTCGCCGCTGGGCCTGTTCAAACAGATGCCAAGATAGAAGACAAGGCCGTTGAATTGACCCACCTTACGGTTGCGCGACCAAAAAAACTTAAAGCGAAAAAGCGCCCATTATTGGACCTTATTTACGAAAACCAGTTGGagtataataaatttataacaaaaaagattCCCAAACTTTTAAAGATGCTTGGGGTCTCTTCTGACTCAGATTcagaataa
- the LOC134705031 gene encoding uncharacterized protein LOC134705031 yields MVRFAAVLALVCCILCEVHSSSPPLSNDEISKLPPDLQLQFLLPSPPVHLHQTRVGFKHRWVDHSGRCHTSKPSGCSVVIDATTTVSDLALTKGCTVVGLMTRHMSSSIFCGLGRSHGVGIFAKSEGPGIYPENYNLKDTPQCHNKCDGSCKHTCTFDGRKYDSIAGLTNSRAVVLEDNVLCNSHDPYGHKENILVHEFAHLVDKYMPKVDRDRLRYVYNYIKQHGTWQHGYGTANSAEYWGEATSSFFHTIIRTGADPAVGMNNCNFNHLCGTEMENRAWLKTHDIWLYNLLVKIYTNNNPTVPSTLKVCQ; encoded by the exons ATGGTTCGTTTTGCTGCTGTTTTGGCTCTCGTTTGTTGTATACTGTGTg AAGTTCATAGTTCGTCACCTCCTCTTTCGAACGATGAGATAAG TAAATTGCCACCTGATCTTCAGCTACAGTTCCTGCTACCGTCCCCTCCTGTACATCTGCATCAAACACGTGTAGGATTCAAACACCGATGGGTGGATCATTCAGGAAGATGTCACACGAGCAAACCAAGTGGTTGTAGTGTAGTCATCGATGCTACAACAACTGTTAGTGATCTGGCTTTGACCAAG GGATGTACCGTTGTTGGCTTGATGACCAGACATATGTCATCATCAATATTTTGTGGTTTGGGAAGATCGCATGGGGTCGGCATTTTTGCTAAGTCGGAAGGTCCGGGTATTTACCCTGAAAATTATAACCTGAAAGATACACCCCAGTGTCATA aCAAATGTGATGGTTCATGTAAGCATACCTGTACATTCGACGGACGAAAGTATGATTCAATTGCTGGTCTGACCAATTCAAGAGCTGTTGTTTTAGAAGATAATGTACTATGTAACTCACATGATCCTTACGGTCACAAAGAAAATATCTTAGTTCACGAATTTGCCCACTTAGTTGATAAATACATGCCAAAAGTAGATAGAGACagg TTGAGATATGTATATAACTACATAAAACAACACGGTACATGGCAGCATGGATATGGTACGGCAAATTCTGCTGAGTATTGGGGCGAGGCTACATCTTCATTCTTCCATACAATTATTCGCACTGGGGCTGATCCTGCAGTGGGAATGAACAA TTGCAACTTCAATCATCTTTGTGGAACAGAGATGGAAAATAGAGCGTGGTTGAAAACACATGATATCTGGCTGTATAATCTTCTTGTGAAAATCTACACTAACAACAATCCAACAGTACCAAGTACACTCAAAGTTTGCCAATAA